CTCGCCCTCCCCCAACCCGGAGCGGCGAGGATGCGCGGACAGGCATGGATGTGGATGACGGTGCTGATGCTCGGCTTCATGGGTGACAGCGCCCTGGCCCAGGCCACGAAGACCCGGGAGGGCAAGGTGAAGAGCGTCAGCCCGTCCAGCATCCAGTTGGAGGGCGCCACCGCGGACGCCCCGCCGCTCACCTACGTGGTGGACACGACGAAGCCCCAGCTCACGCAGGCGCTCCAGGGCATCAAGGCCGGAGACTCCGTGAGGCTGACCTACGCCCCCAACGACGTGGGCGCGAAGGTCGTCACGGACGTGCGGAAGCAGTAGCGCCAGCAGGCGGCCCCGGGCCCCTTCAGGCCTGGGGCCCCGCCGAGGCCTCCTGGGCGTGCGCGCGCTCCAGCGCCTCCACCACCCAGGGCCAGCCCACCAGGATGTTGCCCGGCGAGCGCAGGCACGCGTCCGCCACCGCCAGCACCTCCGCCGGCCGCGAGCGCACCGCCAGCGCCAGGTGACGGCTGAGGAACGGGTGCGGCAGGTAGCTCAGGTTGTGGTGGCGCACCGGCACCCAGCGCAGCGTGGGCTTCCCGGTGAAGCGCTCCACCGCGTACGCCACCGCCTGCGCCAGCACCTCCAGCGCGTAGAACGGCAGCCGGAACGCGCACGTCAGGAAGGCCACCAGCGCGCTCGCCGCCACCGCGCCCGCGAAGGACGCCGTCGAGGCGCTGCTCCACACCAGCATGGGCACCAGGCTCGTGGCGATGGCCGCCACCTGCACGTTGCGCACGGACGGACCGCGACCGCTGCTCAGGCCGCCAATGCTGCCCGCGGACAGGCCGGACACGATGCCCAGACACAGGCCCACCGTCATCGCCGCCCCGCCTCCATGCTCCGGACCGAAGGCGCCGCCCGCCGTGGCGTGCAGCCCCGCCAGCATGGACACGCTCGCCAGCGAGCCCAGCAGCACCCCGGACGCGAGCCCCGACACCAGCGCCACCAGCAGCCCCACCGCGCTACACAGCGCCGCGGAGACCAGGTACACGCCCCGCATCGGCACGCCCATCAGCCGCAGCCCCAGCCCCGCGAGCACCGTGAGGGTGGGCGACAACACGACGAGCAGGAGCAGCATCCGCGCCACGTAGGCCCCCGCGGCCCGGCCACCTTCGGCCTGTTCGCGCCACAGCTGCCCGATGCGGCCCGCCGGCGAGCGGATGCCCGCCTCGCGCAGCCGGTAATGCAAATCAATGGGCCGGAACACCAACAGGCCCAGCAGCGCGAGCGCGCCCGGCACCCGCTCCGGTGAGTCGACGACAGGCGTTGCTGGTAGGTCCCCCTCGGCCAAGACTTCCCCCTCTGGAATGGATTTCAGGACTCCAGACTACCCTTGCCCTGCCTCAGGATTTCAAGCGTATCGCCTATCAGTGAAACCACCGTGGACGGCTCGTTCAACGTGACGCCGCCGTCCAGAATCAAATCCAGCCCATGGCCCAGCGCCGTCTTGATGTCCCGCGCGTCAGAAAGAACCGTACCGTCGGTATGGGTCGCCGACGTGGTGATGAGCGGGCGGCCGAGCGCCTTCGCCAGCTCGCGGGGCAAGGCGGCATCCGGCACGCGCAGGCCCACCTGCTTCTGCTTCGTCATCATCACCTCCGGCACCAGGCGCGTGGCCTCCAGGATGAAGGTGAAGGCCCCCGGCGTGAGCCCCTTCATGGCGCGGTAGGCGAAGTTGCTCACGTGCGCGTAGCGGGCCACGTCCGACAGGTCCGGGCACAGGAGTGACAGCGGCTTCTTCTTGTCGCGACCCTTGAGCTGGTACAGCCGCTCAATGGCTTTCTTGGCGTTCAGATCGCAGCCGAGCCCGTAGTACGTGTCCGTGGGGTAGGCGATGAGGCCGCCCTTCTCCAACACCTCCACCGCGCGTGCGACATGGCGGGGCGAGGGGTGTTCCACGTCCACCTCGAGGATGGGAGCGACGGCGGCGGGCATGACGGGAGGCTCCTGGAAGAGGCCAACCCCCGGGTGAGGGGGTGTGCCCCCACTATGCGCCGCCGCCCGCCTCCTCCGCACGGATTTCGCCACTGCCCAGGAGCGCACGCCGGGTGAGGACGGGCCCCACCAGCTCGTGCGCGGTGATCATCGCGATGATGAGCACCTCCACCTGCGGCCCGAAGGACGGGAAGGTGCGCGACACCAGCGCCGCCAGGCCGAACGTCACGCCCGCCTGGGAGATGAGCCCCATCCACAGGTAGCGCTTGAGGCGCGGATCCTCCGCGGGCGCGAACTTGCGGCACGCGCCCCAGATGGCCAGGCCGCGCAGCGCCACGAGCAGCAGCGCGGCCGGCCCCACGGTCACCAGCGCGTCCAGCTTCAGCCCCGCCCCCGCCGCGGCGAAGAAGAGCGCGAACACCGGCAGGCCCGCCTGGTTGATGGCCTGGTGGATGCGGTGGCCCTCGCGCTCGTCCAGGTTCGCGATGATCGCCCCGGCCGCCAGCGACACCAGCAGCGGCGACAGGTGCAGCCGCGCCCCGCCCTCGGCCGCCGCGAAGGACAGGCCCACGAGGAACAGCGGCAGCTCGCGGTTGACGCCCCGCATGTACAGGAGCATCGCCACGGCCAGCAGGCACCCCACCGCCACGGAGCCGAACAGCTCCCACCCCACCCCGCCCACCAGCGCGGCCAGGTCCAGGCCGTTGCCGAACGTCGCGCGGGTGATGCCCGCGGCCAGGCCAAAGGCCACCATCACGAACAGGTCCCCGATGATGACCAGCGCCATCAGGAACTCCGTGAAGGGGCCGCGCGCGGACGTCTCCTGCACGATGGCGATGGTCACCGTGGGGGAGAACGACACCACCACCGTGGACATGAGCGCGCTCACCGCCAGCGCCTGCGGCACCGTCATGGGGGCCAGGAACGGCAGCACGGGCTTGAGCGCGAACGTGGCCCCGAAGCACACGGCGAACGTCACCCCGCACACCGCCGCGCAGAGCAGCGCCACGCGCGCGCCCACCCGGCGGATGAGCCCCAGGTGCAGCTCCGTACCAGCTACGAGCGCGATGAGGCTCACGGCCAACCCCTTCACCAGCTCCAGCCCCTTCACGCCCGCGTTGGGGATGAAGCCCAGCGCGTACGGCCCCACCGCCACGCCCACCAGCAGGTAGCCGGTGAGGCGCGGCAGGCCCAGGCCCTTGGCCACCTTGCCCGCGAACAGGCCGCACAAGAGCAGCGCGCCCGCCGCCAGCAGCACCGGTGTGCCCGCGTCCGCGCGAACCACCTGCGCCTGGGTGATGGCCGCCAGGAGCCCCATGAGCAGTAGCAACCGGAAGATGGACCCCTTCATGCCGCCACCCCCGCATCACCGGCGGAGGACGCGCCGCGCGAGGCCGTGGCCTTGCGCTCGCTGTTCAGCACGTGCCGGAAGGCCCCGTGCGCGAGCATCTCGTTGACGACCGCGCCCACCGCCACCACGTCCAGCACCCGCTGCGACAGCGAGCCCGGCACCAGCATCACGTACTCGGCCACCAGGCACAGCGCCAGGCCGCCCTGGGAGATGAGCGCGTAGCCGAAGCGCGGCGGCAGCTCCAACACGCCCGCGGTGAGCCGCTGCGCGAACCGCCCGCCCAGCACCTTGCCCAAAAAGCGCAGCCCCACGAACGCGGGCAACATCGCCCAGGCGGACACGTCACGCGCGTGGATCTGACAGCCCACCAGGAACACCAGCACCAGGTACGTGGGCCGCTCCACGCGCGAGAGCGCCCGCGCCACGCGCTCCGCCGTGCGCCCGCCGATCAGCGCCAGCGTCGCGCCGCAGGCCACGCCCGCCAGCAGCGACGACAGCCGCAGGTACGCCGCCGCGCCGCCCACCAGCGCCACCATGCCCAGCGTCACCGTGGTCTGCTCCGCCAGGTCCTTGAGCGAATACGTGAGGAACGCCAGCAGCGCCCCGCACGCCACGCCTAACAGCAGCGCCAGCGCCAACAGGCCCAGCCCTTCCGCCGCGTTGCCGGTGACGCCCAGCACCAGGCCCAGCGCGAGCACGCCCAGGCCCACCGCGTCGTCCATCATCGTGAGCAGCGCCACGCCCAGGCCCCGCGCGCGCTCCAGCCGTCCGTTGCGGTAGCCCAGCACCGCGAAGTGGCCGGAGGACAGGCTCGCCGCCGCGCCCAGGAGCGCCGCCGCGCCCACCGCCACCAGGGGCCGCAGCCCCATGGACAGAAGCAGCGGGACGGACAGCGGCAGCGCGACGAAGAGGAAGGCCGTGCCCGCGTGCGCGACCGCCGCCGCGTACACGGGCCGGGGCAACAGCCGCAGGAGGCGCGGCTCCAGGTTGAGCCCCAGCAGCACGCCCCCCGTCCCCAGCCCCAGCGCCACCAGCGGGCGCAGCGAGTCCAGGTTGCGCGCGGTGAGCACGCCCAGCAGGGACGGCCCCAGGAGGGCCCCGAAGATGAGGAACAAGAGGCCGCTGGCCGCCAGCTGCGCCAGCGCCGGGAAGCGGCCCGGATCCAGGAGCGACCGGCTGGACGCGAGCAGCGACAACGCCGCGACGATGAGGAAGACGAGCAGCGCTTGCACGCAGCGTGCTTACACCCGCCCGCCCCCGCGCGTCATCCACGCCGATGCGTGGGCGCCGCCAGGACAGGCAGGGCCACCAGGCGGCCCATGGGTGGGTCGTCCGCGTCCATCTCCAGTTGCACGCGCTGGAGCATGCGATCCAGCTCCTCCTGCGGGAGGGAGGGCAGCACGCTCACTAGGACGATGCGGTCCTCATCCGCGCCCAGCGCGAGGCTGCGCAGTCCGGCGAACACCGGGACCTCCGCGGACAGGGCCGCGGCGGCGCTGCGCGCCCGGATGACCAGCGGTTCCGGGATGCCAAACTCCCGGAGCCGGCGGATCGCCCGCTCGGTCGTCTCCACCTGTTCGAGGAACGTGATGACCAGGTACACGCGGCCGTCATACCGGAAGACCGCGCTTCCTGTCCCCCGTTACTCGTTGCCACCCGGCTGAGCGGGCTCTTCCGGCGTCGCGGCCGGAGCGGCGGGGCTCTCGGAGGGCGCGGGGGCGTTCCCGGCCTGGCCCTCCATGGCGGCGCGGGCGGCGCGCTTGCCCTCTTCGATCAGCTTCTTGACCTTCTGCCCGCCCTTGCGGCCGATCTCCTCATAGAAGTTCGGACCGCGGGTGGCCTTGACGCGATCGCCGCCCTTCTTGCCGATCTCCTCGTAGAACTTCGCGCCGCGCTCGGCCTTCACGGTCTCGCCGCCCTTGCGGCCGATCTCCTCGTAGAAGGAGCGACCGCGCTCGGCCTTCACCGTGGCGCCGCCCTTGCGGCGATGGTCTCGTAGAACTCGCGACCGCGCTCGTTGCGGACCGTCTCTCCGCCCTTACGCCCCGCCTCAGCCACCGTCATGCTGCCCTTGTTGTCCTTGTCCGACATGTCCGTGTCTCCTCTCGTGACTGCCCAACCCCGTCCGCGCCTTGGTGTCCCTTGCCTGAAACCTTGGGACGGAAGCGCCCCGATGCAAGCAAGCTCCGTACACCGCCAGCCGTTCTCTCCTGACATTGCATGCATAATCCCCAGGGATTTCGCGCGCTTATCAGGCCTGCTGGGCATCCGGACGGGACGGGTGATTGCCCGGCAGGACGCTCTCGTTGTTCACAACAATTCAGCCCACGTTGCCGATTCCCTGCTCGGATCCCACCTTGTGCGCAACGCCTGACACATCGGTCTGGCGGGTGTGGGGAGGTTCTTTTGGCGAGCGTCAGGAGTGGGCTGAAGACCTGGTTGCGGATCCTCGCGCCCATGGTCGTCTCCATTGGCGGTCTGGTGATGCTCCGGCTGTTGG
The sequence above is drawn from the Corallococcus sp. NCRR genome and encodes:
- a CDS encoding L-threonylcarbamoyladenylate synthase; amino-acid sequence: MPAAVAPILEVDVEHPSPRHVARAVEVLEKGGLIAYPTDTYYGLGCDLNAKKAIERLYQLKGRDKKKPLSLLCPDLSDVARYAHVSNFAYRAMKGLTPGAFTFILEATRLVPEVMMTKQKQVGLRVPDAALPRELAKALGRPLITTSATHTDGTVLSDARDIKTALGHGLDLILDGGVTLNEPSTVVSLIGDTLEILRQGKGSLES
- a CDS encoding cation:proton antiporter; translated protein: MKGSIFRLLLLMGLLAAITQAQVVRADAGTPVLLAAGALLLCGLFAGKVAKGLGLPRLTGYLLVGVAVGPYALGFIPNAGVKGLELVKGLAVSLIALVAGTELHLGLIRRVGARVALLCAAVCGVTFAVCFGATFALKPVLPFLAPMTVPQALAVSALMSTVVVSFSPTVTIAIVQETSARGPFTEFLMALVIIGDLFVMVAFGLAAGITRATFGNGLDLAALVGGVGWELFGSVAVGCLLAVAMLLYMRGVNRELPLFLVGLSFAAAEGGARLHLSPLLVSLAAGAIIANLDEREGHRIHQAINQAGLPVFALFFAAAGAGLKLDALVTVGPAALLLVALRGLAIWGACRKFAPAEDPRLKRYLWMGLISQAGVTFGLAALVSRTFPSFGPQVEVLIIAMITAHELVGPVLTRRALLGSGEIRAEEAGGGA
- a CDS encoding sodium:proton exchanger, giving the protein MQALLVFLIVAALSLLASSRSLLDPGRFPALAQLAASGLLFLIFGALLGPSLLGVLTARNLDSLRPLVALGLGTGGVLLGLNLEPRLLRLLPRPVYAAAVAHAGTAFLFVALPLSVPLLLSMGLRPLVAVGAAALLGAAASLSSGHFAVLGYRNGRLERARGLGVALLTMMDDAVGLGVLALGLVLGVTGNAAEGLGLLALALLLGVACGALLAFLTYSLKDLAEQTTVTLGMVALVGGAAAYLRLSSLLAGVACGATLALIGGRTAERVARALSRVERPTYLVLVFLVGCQIHARDVSAWAMLPAFVGLRFLGKVLGGRFAQRLTAGVLELPPRFGYALISQGGLALCLVAEYVMLVPGSLSQRVLDVVAVGAVVNEMLAHGAFRHVLNSERKATASRGASSAGDAGVAA